From the genome of Rathayibacter sp. VKM Ac-2804:
TCGTCGAGGCGCTCGACGGCCAGCTCGACGCGGTCGCCGTCGGAGGGCGCGCCGATCGAGTAGGAGCGGCTCGCCTGGTAGCCGTCGGGCGCGGTGAGCCGAACGTCGAGGTGCTGCCCGGCGAGGTGCCCGGGCCAGCCCGGGACGCGGAGCGCGATCAGGCGCGAGGTCGGAGTGAGCGGCAGGACCGACTCGGTCACCGCCTCCGTCCAGATCACCAGTAGCGCTCCTCCTTCCAGGGATCGCCGTGCATGTGATAGCCGTTCTGCTCCCAGAAGCCGGGCTCGTCGCCCGGCATGAGGCGGAGGCTGCGCACCCACTTCGCGCTCTTCCAGAGGTAGAGGTGCGGCACGAGCAGCCGCGCCGGGCCGCCGTGCTCGGCCGCGAGCGGCGCACCCTCGAACTCGGTCGCGATCCAGGCCTTGCCGCCGCGGATCTCCGAGAGCGGCAGGTTGGTCGTATAGCCGCCGTAGCTCTGCGCCATCACGAAGCCGGCGTCGCTCTCGATGCCCTCGAGCAGGAGGTCGACCGAGACACCGCGCCAGTTCGTGCCGAGCTTCGACCAGCGCGTGACGCAGTGGATGTCCGTGTGGATGTCCTCGCGGGGCAGCGCGGCGAACTCGTCGGCCGTCCAGCGGCGCACTCCCGCCGGGCCCGCGTCGATCGAGAAGGCCCATTCGTGGATGTTCGGGGTCGGCCCGATGGAGAGGACGGGGAAGCCCTTCTCCAGGTACTGCCCCGGCGGGACGTCCGGGTTCTGCTCGCGCTTCCCGAAGAAGCCCCGCGTGATGATGCCCATGTCCGCCTCGAGTCCTCGGGTGCGCCCCGGTCCGTGGATGCCGCTCGTCGCTCGCCAGGCTAGCGCGCGGGGCCCCGCTACCGCATCGGAGGGCGAGCGGCGAGCCCGCGACCGTGTCGGAGGTGGATGCGAGGATCGGGCCATGAGCAGAACAGTCGTGCCGCCGTATCTCCTCGTCCGCATCGCCCGACTCGACGACCCGGCCTTCGCCCGGGCCGCGCGGGCGGCCAGCCGCTCGCTCGAGCAGGACGTTCCCTTCCGTCGCGTCCGGCCGGGAGAGCCCTCCCCCGGTCGCTCGACCGCCACCGCGTCGCCGGTCCCCCGCGCGGAGCGGGTCGCCGCCCTCCAGCGAACCATCTCGGACGCGCAGTCGACCGAGACCCTGCCCGGCACCGTCGTGCGCACCGAGGGCGCTCCCGCCACCGGCGACGCCGCGGCGGACGAGGCCTACGACGGGCTCGGCGCGATGTCCGAGTTCCTCCAGCAGGCCTTCGGCCGCGACTCGATCGACGACGCCTGGCTGCCGCTGGACGCGACGGTGCACTTCGGCGAGGACTACGACAACGCCTTCTGGGACGGCTCGCGGATGGTCTTCGGCGACGGCGACGGCCAGGTCTTCCGCCGCTTCACGGTCTCGCAGAGCGTGATCGGCCACGAGCTGGCGCACGGGATCACCGAGTACACCGCGAACCTCGTCTACCGCGGGCAGTCGGGCGCGCTCAACGAGTCGATCTCCGACGTCTTCGGCGCGATGCTCGAGCAGTTCGGCGCCGGGCAGAGCGCGGAGGACGCGAGCTGGCTCATCGGCGAGGGCCTCTTCACGGACGAGGTGCAGGGCACCGCGCTGCGCTCGATGATCGCGCCGGGCACGGCCTACGACGACGACGTGCTCGGGAAGGACCCGCAGCCCGGCTCGATGGCCGACTACGTCGACACCGAGGACGACAACGGCGGGGTGCACATCAACTCCGGCATCCCCAACCGCGCGTTCGCGGTCGCGGCGATCGAGCTGGGCGGGCCCTCCTGGGAGCGCGCGGGGCCGGTCTGGTACGACGTGCTGACCGGCGGCGTGCTCACGGCGACGGCGGACTTCGAGGGCTTCGCGGCGCTGACCGTCGCCGCGGCGGCCGAGCGCTTCGGCGCGGGCTCCGAGGTCGAGGCGGCGGTCCGCACCGGCTGGACGACGGTGGGGGTCGAGCTGCCGGCGGCCTGAGGACGGCGTCGGGTGGTCTCGATACGCCACTCCGGGGCTACTCGACCAGCATGCTGCGGTTGCTCCGCGAGCCCACTCGACAAGCATGATGCGGCTGCCCCACGAGGCCACTCGACCAGCAGGCTGCCCCTTCTCTTGCTGATCGAGTAGGCCGCGCAGCGGGCGTATCGAGATCGCCCACCGTCTGCACCGTGGGTCTCGATGCACCCCTGCAGGAGTACTCGACCAGCACGGTCGGCCGCTCCCGCGGGGCTGCTCGATCAGCGTGATCGAGGGCGGTCCTTCGGAGGGGGCGCGTACGATCGCGGCCATGGATGTGATCGTGTCGCGCAGTGGCGGCTTCGCCGGGCTCCGCCGGGTCTGGCGGATCGATGTCGACGAGCAGCCGGACGAGCGCGCGTGGCACGACCTGCTCGGCTCGCTCGACTGGGACGACCGGCCGCGCGCCGCGACGCCGACCGCCGGGCGGCCGGACCGCTTCGTCTACGAGATCCGAGTGCAGACGCACACGGTGCGGCTCGGCGAGACGGAGCTCGACGGGGCCTGGCGAGAGCTCGTGGAGCGGGTGAAGCGCGCGCAGCCGCGCTGAGTCGCTCGGCCGTGCAACGACGAAGGCGCAGCCCCGGTGATCGGGTGCTGCGCCTTCGTCGTGCGGGTCTCGATACGCCCCTGCGGGGCTCCTCGACCGGCATGGTGGGGCTCTCCGGGGCTACTCCACCAGCATGGTGGCTCGACGGCCGCGAAGCGGAGGACGGGCTACTTCGTGCCGAGGAGGTCGATCACGAAGATCAGGGTCTTGCCGGAGAGGGGGTGGCCTCCGCCGGCGGGGCCGTAGGCGAGGGCGGGCGGGCAGATCAGCTTGCGACGGCCGCCGACCTTCATGCCGGGGATGCCCTGCTGCCAGGCGCGGATGAGGTTGTTGAGGGGGAAGTTGATCGACTGGTTGCGGCTCCAGGAGGAGTCGAACTCCTCGCCGGTGTCGTACTCGACGCCGAGGTAGTGCACGTCGACTGTGGAGCCGGGCTGGGCCTCGGCGCCGTCGCCGATGACGAGGTCCTCGACGACGAGGGAATCGGGGGCCGGGCCGTCGGGGGCGTCGAGCTCGGGCTTGGTCAGGTTCTCGCTGCTCATGCTCTCCATCCTAGGAGGGCCGCCCGGAGCACTCGATCAGGCCGATCCCCCGCCCGGCTCACTCGACCAGCGTGAGGCGCTGCGTCGGCCGGGTCATCGCGACGTAGAGCGAGGCCGCGCCGCGCTCCTCCGCCGCGATCAGCCGCGGCCGGGCGATCAGGACGGAGTCGAACTCGAGCCCCTTCGCGTCGGCCGTCGAGAGCACGGCGACCGGGCGGTCGAGACCGCGGGAGCCGCGCCCGACCTCGCGGCCGAGCTCCTGCTCCAGCCGCGCGGTGATCGCGTCGAGCTCGTCGTCCGGGGCGATCACGGCGAGGGTGCCGTCCCCGATGGCCCGGTCCTCCAGGACGACGGCGAGCACCCGGTCGGCGAGCACGGCGTCGCCGCGGTCGCGCACGGTGCGGACCGGCCACTCCGTGGAGCGCACCGCCTCGCCGGGGGTGATCTCGAGTCCGTTGTCGCGCGCCGTGCGCTCGGCGTAGGCGACGATCTGCGCAGGCGTGCGGTAGTTGACGGTCAGCTCCTCGAGGCGCCACGGCGCGGCCTCGCCGTCGCGGCCCTGGCGGCCGAAGGTGTCCCGGAGGGCGGCGTCCCAGCTGGAGGCGGCCGAGGCTCCGGACGCCTGGGCGACGTCGCCGACGATGGTGAAGGAGCGCATCGGGCAGCGCCGCAGCAGCACCCGCCACTGCATCGGCGAGAGCTCCTGCGCCTCGTCGACCACGACGTGGCCGTAGGTCCAGGAGCGGTCGGCCGCCGCGCGCTCGGCGGTGGTGCCGACACTGGTGCGCTCGGCGAATCCCGCCGCGAGGTCCTTGGCGTTGACGAGCCCGTCGACGCCCATGTTGCGGATCGCGGCCTCGGCGTTCTCGACGTCGCGGCGGCGCTGCTCCTTCTCGGCCTTCTTCTGCGCGTCGGCGTGGTCGTCGTAGGCGCCGAGGAGCTCGGCCGCCTCGTCGAGCAGCGGCACGTCCGAGACGGTGAAGGCGGCGTCGCGGTCGCGGCGGAGCAGGGCGCGCTGCTCCGGGGTCCAGCGGGGGGTGAGCGAGGCGAACCAGTTCGGCCGGGCGTAGAGGTCCTGCAGCAGCTTCTCCGGGGTGAGCGGGATCCACGCGGTGTTGAGCGCGACGCGGACGTCGTAGGCGGTCCGGACGTCCTCGCGCAGGACCGCCTCGTCGGCCTCGTCGACCGTGTTGCCGTGGCTGCGCAGCTGGTCGGCCAGCTGCCTCGTGAGCTGGGTGATCATCGCCTTCACGAAGGTGACGCGGGCCTCGTTGTGCGGCTTGCGGGAGTCGCGGGCGCGGGTGATCGCCCGCTCCACCTCGTGCGGCTCGAGCCGCAGCTTCTCGCCGTTGACGTCGAGGACCAGCGTCTCGGCCGGCACGGCCTGGCGCGAGCGGACGGCGCGCTTGAGCAGCTCGGCCATCCGCGCGGAGCCCTTGACCCGGGCGACCGCGGGGCGGTCCTCCTCGATCAGGTCGAGGCCCGGGTAGAGCTGGCCGAGGGTGGAGAGCACGACGCCGGTCTCGCCGAGCGAGGGCAGCACCGCCTCGATGTACCGCAGGAACGAGCGCGACGGCCCGACGACGAGGACACCCGAGGACGCGATGCGGTCGCGGTGCGAGTAGAGGAGGTAGGCGGCGCGGTGCAGCGCCACCGCGGTCTTGCCGGTGCCGGGGCCGCCCTGCACGACGAGCACGCCGCGCAGCTCGGAGCGGATGATGCGGTCCTGCTCGCCTTGGATGGTCGCCACGATGTCGTGCATCCGCCCGGTGCGCTGCGCGCCGAGGGCCGCCATCAGGGCGCCCTCGCCCTGGAGCGCCGTGCCCTCGCGCAGCAGCTCCTCGTCGAAGACCTCGTCCTCGAAGCGGATCACCTCGCGGCCGCGGAGGGTGAGGTGCCGGCGGGCGCGGGTGCCCATCGGGCGGGCGGCGGTGGCCTGGTAGAAGGCGGCCGACTGGGGGGCGCGCCAGTCGAGCAGCAGGGTGTCCTGCTCGTCGTCGCGGAGCCCGATGCGGCCGATGTAGCGGTGCTCCGTCTCGGCGTCGGCGAGGGTGAGCCGGCCGAAGGCGAGGCGGTCGTCGGCACCGGAGAGCGAGCGGATGCGGTCCTCGTAGAGGCGCGCGAACGCGTCGCGCTCGGACCGGCTCTGGTGGTTGCCGCCGACGCTCTCGATCCGGACGGAGTCGAGCGCCTCCCTGGACTGCGCGATCAGCTCGTCGAGGCGGGCGTAGAGCCCCGCCACGTACGCGCGCTCGCGCGAGAGCTCGGACTCGAGGATCGTGTCGCTGTCCGTCATCGTGCGCCCTTCCCTGCCGGTTCCGCGGTCTCGGGCGGGAGGCGGATGCGCTCCGGGGACCGTCGAAAACAGGCGGTCCAGTCTAACGACCGCGCGGGCGCCGACCGGCGCGACGGGGCTTCTCGCGACTCGCCGTGGGCGAACGGCGCCGCCCTCTTGCGGACGGCCGCCGAGAGGCGCATGCTGTCGGTCAAGAAGAGCTCGACGCCCCGTCAGAGCAGCCGGCCCTGCCGCTGCCGCAGGGCGTCGAGGTCTTTAACGGGCAGGTTCGCGCGGCCCCGTCCCCGCTCCTCCTGAGAAGCTTCTCAGTGATCCGTGCGAGCTGCTGCGATGATGAGTGCGGGAACCTCAGGGCTCTCGACCGCCTGCCCGCGCACGGCCACGCCCTCGGGAGCCCGCATGACTCCGACACCCGCGCCCGCCCCGGTGCGCCGCCTGCGCTCCGTCCGGGTGCGGATCCTCGCGGCGATCCTGGTCGTCACCGCGCTCGGCCTGCTGGTCTCGGGGGGCGCGTCGTTCCTGCTGCAGCGCGACCGGATCCTCGCCTCGATCGACGAGGAGCTGCGCCAGCAGGTCGAGAGCGTGCGCACGATCGTGGAGTCGCCCGCCGAGGCGACTCGGATCGAGCCGGACGAGTCGCCGCTCACCGCGGCTCCCACGGACGGCTCCGGGTTCACCGACATCGACGCCCTGCTGCGGACCGTCCTCGGGCAGGTGCTGCCGCGGCTGGACGGGAGCACCGTGGGCCTGGTCGACGGAATCGCCCGCTGGGAGCCGCAGCCCTACGCCCTCAGCTTCCTGCTCGACGACGACCCCGACTTCCTCGCCCGCGTGTCGGGAGAGACGGCGGCGGGAGCGACGGTGCTCGGCTGGGGCGAGACGGAGGACGGGACGCTCCGCTACGCCGCCGTGCCCCTGCGCGTCGAGGGCTCGGACGCGGCCGGGGTTTACGTGACGGCGGTCGACACCGATGCTCGGCTCTCCGACCTCGCGGACGTGTCGCGGAGCTACGCCGTGATCGCCGCGCTGGCGCTCGCGGCGACGGGACTCGTGGGCTGGTTCGTCGCGGGTCGCCTGCTCTCCCCGATCCGCGAGCTGCGGCGCACCGCGTCCCGGATCACCGCGACCGATCTCGGCGAGCGGATCCCGGTCGGCGGAGACGACGACGTCTCCGACCTGACCCGCACCGTGAACGACATGATCGGGCGGCTCGAGGGCTCGTTCGACGCACAGCGGCGGCTGCTGGCGGACGTGCGCCACGAGCTGGGCACGCCGATCACGATCGTCCGGGGCCACCTCGAGCTCGTCGACGCCCGCGACCCCTGCGACGTCGAG
Proteins encoded in this window:
- a CDS encoding molybdopterin-dependent oxidoreductase, yielding MGIITRGFFGKREQNPDVPPGQYLEKGFPVLSIGPTPNIHEWAFSIDAGPAGVRRWTADEFAALPREDIHTDIHCVTRWSKLGTNWRGVSVDLLLEGIESDAGFVMAQSYGGYTTNLPLSEIRGGKAWIATEFEGAPLAAEHGGPARLLVPHLYLWKSAKWVRSLRLMPGDEPGFWEQNGYHMHGDPWKEERYW
- a CDS encoding M4 family metallopeptidase is translated as MSRTVVPPYLLVRIARLDDPAFARAARAASRSLEQDVPFRRVRPGEPSPGRSTATASPVPRAERVAALQRTISDAQSTETLPGTVVRTEGAPATGDAAADEAYDGLGAMSEFLQQAFGRDSIDDAWLPLDATVHFGEDYDNAFWDGSRMVFGDGDGQVFRRFTVSQSVIGHELAHGITEYTANLVYRGQSGALNESISDVFGAMLEQFGAGQSAEDASWLIGEGLFTDEVQGTALRSMIAPGTAYDDDVLGKDPQPGSMADYVDTEDDNGGVHINSGIPNRAFAVAAIELGGPSWERAGPVWYDVLTGGVLTATADFEGFAALTVAAAAERFGAGSEVEAAVRTGWTTVGVELPAA
- a CDS encoding protealysin inhibitor emfourin; translated protein: MDVIVSRSGGFAGLRRVWRIDVDEQPDERAWHDLLGSLDWDDRPRAATPTAGRPDRFVYEIRVQTHTVRLGETELDGAWRELVERVKRAQPR
- a CDS encoding FKBP-type peptidyl-prolyl cis-trans isomerase codes for the protein MSSENLTKPELDAPDGPAPDSLVVEDLVIGDGAEAQPGSTVDVHYLGVEYDTGEEFDSSWSRNQSINFPLNNLIRAWQQGIPGMKVGGRRKLICPPALAYGPAGGGHPLSGKTLIFVIDLLGTK
- a CDS encoding UvrD-helicase domain-containing protein, whose product is MTDSDTILESELSRERAYVAGLYARLDELIAQSREALDSVRIESVGGNHQSRSERDAFARLYEDRIRSLSGADDRLAFGRLTLADAETEHRYIGRIGLRDDEQDTLLLDWRAPQSAAFYQATAARPMGTRARRHLTLRGREVIRFEDEVFDEELLREGTALQGEGALMAALGAQRTGRMHDIVATIQGEQDRIIRSELRGVLVVQGGPGTGKTAVALHRAAYLLYSHRDRIASSGVLVVGPSRSFLRYIEAVLPSLGETGVVLSTLGQLYPGLDLIEEDRPAVARVKGSARMAELLKRAVRSRQAVPAETLVLDVNGEKLRLEPHEVERAITRARDSRKPHNEARVTFVKAMITQLTRQLADQLRSHGNTVDEADEAVLREDVRTAYDVRVALNTAWIPLTPEKLLQDLYARPNWFASLTPRWTPEQRALLRRDRDAAFTVSDVPLLDEAAELLGAYDDHADAQKKAEKEQRRRDVENAEAAIRNMGVDGLVNAKDLAAGFAERTSVGTTAERAAADRSWTYGHVVVDEAQELSPMQWRVLLRRCPMRSFTIVGDVAQASGASAASSWDAALRDTFGRQGRDGEAAPWRLEELTVNYRTPAQIVAYAERTARDNGLEITPGEAVRSTEWPVRTVRDRGDAVLADRVLAVVLEDRAIGDGTLAVIAPDDELDAITARLEQELGREVGRGSRGLDRPVAVLSTADAKGLEFDSVLIARPRLIAAEERGAASLYVAMTRPTQRLTLVE
- a CDS encoding HAMP domain-containing sensor histidine kinase, producing the protein MTPTPAPAPVRRLRSVRVRILAAILVVTALGLLVSGGASFLLQRDRILASIDEELRQQVESVRTIVESPAEATRIEPDESPLTAAPTDGSGFTDIDALLRTVLGQVLPRLDGSTVGLVDGIARWEPQPYALSFLLDDDPDFLARVSGETAAGATVLGWGETEDGTLRYAAVPLRVEGSDAAGVYVTAVDTDARLSDLADVSRSYAVIAALALAATGLVGWFVAGRLLSPIRELRRTASRITATDLGERIPVGGDDDVSDLTRTVNDMIGRLEGSFDAQRRLLADVRHELGTPITIVRGHLELVDARDPCDVEATRAIALDELDRMGHLLEDIAELSEAEREDRVPLQPVDVGELTRRVLAKVAVIPGRDWRAGPVAEVQVDADPARLTQAWLQLADNAAKYSPEGSAVVLGSERRADRVELFVTDEGPGIPAAARERIFERFGRVDDGRGIRGSGLGLAIVSAIARAHGGRVELDSVPGRGTRFALSLPLERRSPADDESTDVPPRGRAQ